From the genome of Arvicola amphibius chromosome 9, mArvAmp1.2, whole genome shotgun sequence, one region includes:
- the Aard gene encoding alanine and arginine-rich domain-containing protein, translating into MGLGDYSHCRQRMSRGLHGVSGRAALWFPAFHSVHRTPCGTWRIEAQEQARASTPVLEHLRRQLERAFQRAAARGRARRAREAVAAVAAAAAAAREERTRVRMECALARLRAELLELRFQNHQLARTLLDLNVKMQQLKKQQDLERASKSQSPEDDAMNPECGNA; encoded by the exons ATGGGTCTAGGTGACTACAGCCACTGCCGACAGCGGATGTCCCGGGGACTCCACGGGGTCTCTGGCAGGGCTGCGCTGTGGTTTCCAGCCTTTCATTCCGTGCACCGCACGCCTTGTGGCACTTGGCGCATCGAGGCCCAGGAGCAGGCCCGGGCGTCCACTCCGGTACTGGAACACCTCCGGCGACAGCTGGAGCGCGCCTTCCAGCGGGCGGCGGCACGCGGGCGCGCCAGGCGCGCGCGGGAGGCGGTGGCGGCGGTGGCTGCGGCCGCGGCGGCCGCGCGGGAGGAGCGGACCCGGGTGCGCATGGAGTGCGCGCTGGCCCGGCTGCGCGCGGAGCTG ctggAATTGCGTTTCCAGAACCATCAGCTGGCCCGAACTTTACTGGATTTAAACGTGAAGATGCAGCAGCTGAAGAAGCAGCAGGATCTGGAGCGTGCATCCAAATCCCAGAGCCCAGAAGATGACGCCATGAACCCCGAGTGTGGAAATGCATAG